From the genome of Gemmatimonas phototrophica, one region includes:
- a CDS encoding OmpH family outer membrane protein — protein sequence MTLVRNILAALLLAGVTLASTANAQRPSTTNGSARPDARGTRVAVFNSRVVFDSMPERSRAESELALAQAQARVTLESAKDSLRAAVDDLARFEQTMSTREREAMTLHLRARELLVEETVARLDQEVQRTFTGLRQPMIDRLRHAMRVVRDREGYDLLLDIADDSPLRDAAPAIDLTAAILRELRRPVGDAPRHR from the coding sequence GCTGCTGGCGGGGGTGACATTGGCCTCCACGGCCAATGCGCAGCGGCCATCCACGACGAACGGAAGCGCGCGCCCCGACGCCCGGGGCACGCGCGTCGCCGTCTTCAATTCGCGGGTGGTGTTCGATTCGATGCCGGAGCGGAGTCGGGCCGAGTCGGAGCTGGCGCTGGCTCAGGCCCAGGCGCGCGTGACGCTGGAGTCTGCCAAGGACTCGTTGCGCGCCGCCGTGGATGACCTTGCGCGATTTGAGCAGACGATGTCCACGCGCGAACGCGAGGCCATGACTCTGCATCTGCGCGCGCGGGAACTTCTGGTGGAGGAGACCGTGGCACGTCTCGATCAGGAGGTACAGCGCACCTTCACCGGTCTGCGCCAGCCGATGATTGATCGGCTGCGGCACGCCATGCGCGTGGTGCGCGACCGTGAGGGCTACGATCTGCTGCTCGACATTGCCGACGACAGTCCGTTGCGCGATGCGGCCCCGGCAATCGACCTGACCGCCGCCATCCTCCGGGAGCTCCGCAGGCCGGTTGGGGATGCGCCCCGCCATCGCTAA
- a CDS encoding LacI family DNA-binding transcriptional regulator gives MSSRPTPTIRDVAKAAGVSIATVSRVLNDAARVTEDTRDRVRSVVDKMGYAPHGGTRAVVVRRTRTLGVLLPELYGEFFSEFIRGIDETAKKHGFLTLVTSARREANEIAAAVSNMRGRVDGFLAVSPSVAARATLAEVAERYPTVLVGAGSDVGAFAALSVNNFQGAAAMMKHLLSLGHRKIVFLRGPAGQVDASERLHAVREVANWYDDCELTELSGEFRMDTAYEVVTQLLQSGARPDAIFAANDTMAVGVISAIKDADLRVPDDIAVTGFDDTPMTRYLSPPLTTVRMPIFSLGERAALRLIETLRGGGTAVPANHEILPAQLVIRSSCGAAHKMMEAAG, from the coding sequence GTGAGCAGTCGCCCCACTCCCACCATTCGCGACGTCGCCAAAGCCGCCGGCGTGTCCATTGCCACGGTGTCCCGCGTGCTCAACGATGCGGCCCGCGTGACCGAAGACACCCGCGATCGAGTGCGCTCGGTGGTGGACAAGATGGGCTACGCCCCCCACGGCGGAACGCGGGCGGTGGTGGTGCGACGCACCAGAACGCTGGGCGTGCTGCTGCCTGAGCTGTACGGCGAGTTCTTTTCCGAGTTCATTCGCGGCATTGATGAAACCGCCAAGAAGCATGGCTTTCTCACGCTGGTCACCAGCGCGCGGCGCGAGGCCAACGAGATTGCCGCGGCGGTGAGCAACATGCGGGGGCGCGTGGATGGCTTTCTGGCGGTGTCTCCGTCCGTAGCCGCCCGTGCAACATTGGCTGAGGTCGCCGAGCGCTACCCAACGGTTCTGGTGGGCGCCGGCAGCGATGTGGGGGCGTTTGCCGCCTTGTCGGTGAACAACTTCCAGGGTGCGGCCGCCATGATGAAACATCTGCTGTCGCTGGGGCATCGCAAGATTGTGTTCTTGCGCGGACCCGCCGGGCAGGTGGACGCCAGCGAGCGACTGCACGCGGTGCGTGAAGTGGCCAACTGGTACGACGACTGCGAGCTCACGGAACTCTCTGGTGAGTTCCGCATGGACACCGCGTACGAGGTGGTTACTCAGCTGCTGCAGAGCGGTGCCCGTCCCGATGCCATTTTTGCCGCCAACGATACCATGGCGGTGGGTGTCATTTCGGCGATCAAGGACGCCGACCTGCGGGTGCCGGACGACATTGCCGTGACGGGCTTCGACGACACGCCCATGACACGCTATCTGTCGCCGCCACTGACCACCGTCCGCATGCCCATTTTTTCGCTGGGCGAGCGGGCGGCACTGCGCCTCATTGAGACGCTGCGTGGCGGGGGCACGGCGGTACCGGCGAATCATGAGATTCTGCCGGCACAGCTGGTCATCCGCTCAAGCTGCGGCGCCGCTCACAAGATGATGGAAGCCGCCGGCTGA
- a CDS encoding NACHT and WD repeat domain-containing protein, with protein MKLPRANPYVGLRPFRTDDAPYFFGRRPQITELMERLPRARFVPLLGAPGCGKTSLMLAGVVPALPTTPATAARDRWITALCRPGAAPLFQLARALLTVGGEPPGASTDEAAEALAQRLRTDGVDALWPLLRASANGNDSREGHGPLLLIVDQFEELLTATPPLGRTGDGSAIDLAVQQQRATDRAQRLADAQRFVALLLALTSASDVPVYVLCAIRSDVIGACDQFEGLPDRINRDGYLVPPLSDAQLTAAIEQPALLAGGQVAPELTQHLLAHGGGYPDLLPAVQHALYRSWDALRAADPSATVLESAHLDGVGGLALALPAHVEQLLTGYDRELVSRLFKRLTDTDVSGRRRRRSVRRQELRALLLPPDDTGTSPAGLPDVTGRRGAASARLDELLAALTQDGSNILTCVPDQTASNPRYELTSDCLLRQWLTLQTWMDEERALAEWFYAIADRAARYARGAEVELLPRPSWQLARQRLHSVISEAWIAGRYDDADAPLRLIQSFVEVSRGARLRRTVTRGGVAALLIAVVALVQFQITQAQAHIKKEQLKTSLYTSLQRFADTDPTYGAVLAGFVGVELSEDSLRESVSRLQDHPRALLELPRVTAAAILDSTHLITALTNGDVAIVTTTVPQQRIGALPRRSTAMPVTWLALRPNRTVVTVDAAGVVESFRLDNLRAPTALARRDSLGAAVVELRVSADSSAMAMRTADGRLRLWSSEANARPVLVADSQRVTAVAFAAVDGDRLVYASLRTDSAARRSGRLVAVSGLREVPVFTPIATDLPDSVRAVALPADGRVLAIVNTDVLEVRANGERSTLANYHPTGLAVSPDSLAQVLVGSVEGRVDVLFPGRLTTPVPFTQHADASSAVYLEGGRYVLSAAADNTLWWTSRDEPSRRYALLGHRAPVQAARAQSSHGLLITLDDDGRLRSWRPADWYQRYLLNGARSSVAPLLLSRFGERVLTTLAGSLVVEDSQRVRTAATLPASSVQLLAASPGGTSAVLGDSSAQRWSWSDRADVAAKPLVPLRAGFGANGMRYSTNGAVLFAVHADSSVSVLNAATMIERPLAAWGAVPVWSAPSLDSTGALVAYTDARGVQVRAVNSAQLVRQFSRSGAAPMVSQLLFPSGKRLLWMQADGRLQLRELARAADSVPRAPFTGAPGTRIETLAARADEYVFAYVTDKGGLYLLEVLPTSLRQVPLTMRLSNNDAVRHVAFDSTGLRLVATTAFGGVYVWELWWDAAASRMEARPLLQRTHTPRVPRTAPVQMAATVFSRDGKRLHSVMHLPGQPSRRMSWDLDANLVRQQADQWQSRCVDFASLFNEASREFTRDASTCRFDVSTAGPARQR; from the coding sequence GTGAAACTTCCGCGCGCCAATCCATACGTTGGTCTCCGTCCGTTCCGCACGGACGATGCGCCGTATTTTTTTGGACGACGCCCGCAGATCACCGAGCTGATGGAGCGACTGCCGCGCGCACGCTTTGTTCCCCTGTTGGGAGCCCCGGGGTGCGGCAAGACATCGTTGATGCTGGCCGGTGTGGTCCCCGCGCTGCCAACCACCCCCGCTACCGCCGCGCGCGATCGATGGATCACCGCGCTGTGCCGCCCTGGCGCCGCGCCGCTGTTCCAGCTGGCTCGCGCCCTTCTCACCGTCGGCGGGGAGCCACCCGGCGCCTCGACAGACGAGGCGGCGGAGGCGTTGGCCCAGCGCCTGCGTACCGACGGGGTGGACGCCCTCTGGCCCCTGCTCCGGGCGTCTGCCAACGGCAACGACAGCCGCGAGGGGCACGGACCGCTGCTGTTGATCGTCGATCAGTTCGAGGAGCTGCTGACCGCCACGCCGCCGCTGGGGCGAACGGGCGACGGCAGCGCCATCGACCTGGCCGTCCAGCAGCAACGGGCCACCGACCGGGCGCAGCGTCTTGCCGATGCGCAGCGGTTTGTGGCGCTTCTGCTGGCCCTCACCAGTGCGTCTGACGTGCCGGTGTATGTGCTGTGCGCCATCCGCTCCGACGTGATTGGTGCCTGTGACCAGTTCGAGGGGCTGCCTGATCGCATCAATCGGGACGGATATCTGGTCCCCCCACTCAGCGACGCGCAGCTCACGGCGGCTATTGAGCAGCCTGCGCTCCTGGCGGGTGGGCAGGTGGCGCCGGAGCTGACGCAGCACTTGCTCGCGCATGGTGGAGGGTATCCCGATCTGCTGCCGGCGGTGCAACACGCGTTGTATCGCAGCTGGGACGCCCTACGCGCCGCCGATCCGTCCGCCACCGTGCTTGAATCCGCGCACCTGGATGGCGTGGGTGGGCTGGCGCTGGCGTTACCGGCGCACGTGGAGCAGCTCCTCACCGGCTACGATCGCGAGTTGGTGTCGCGGCTGTTCAAGCGCCTCACCGACACCGATGTCAGTGGACGGCGCCGCCGCCGAAGTGTGCGGCGGCAGGAATTGCGTGCCCTGCTGTTGCCACCGGACGACACCGGCACATCACCTGCAGGACTCCCTGACGTGACGGGGCGGCGCGGCGCCGCATCGGCGCGACTCGACGAGTTGCTGGCGGCGCTGACGCAGGACGGCAGCAATATCCTCACCTGCGTGCCTGACCAGACGGCAAGCAATCCGCGCTATGAGCTCACGAGCGACTGTCTCCTGCGGCAGTGGCTCACGCTCCAGACGTGGATGGACGAAGAGCGTGCCCTGGCGGAGTGGTTCTACGCGATCGCCGATCGTGCGGCGCGGTATGCGCGCGGCGCGGAGGTGGAACTGTTGCCGCGCCCGTCGTGGCAGCTGGCCCGCCAGCGATTGCACAGCGTCATCTCCGAGGCGTGGATTGCCGGTCGATACGACGATGCGGACGCGCCGCTGCGGTTGATTCAGTCGTTCGTCGAGGTAAGTCGAGGCGCCCGCTTGCGACGCACGGTGACACGCGGGGGCGTGGCCGCGCTGCTGATTGCCGTTGTGGCCCTCGTGCAGTTCCAGATCACGCAGGCGCAGGCGCACATCAAGAAGGAACAGCTGAAGACATCGCTGTACACGAGTCTGCAGCGCTTTGCCGACACCGATCCCACGTACGGCGCCGTGCTGGCGGGCTTCGTGGGCGTGGAGCTCTCGGAAGATTCGCTGCGTGAGTCTGTGTCCCGCCTGCAGGACCACCCGCGCGCGCTTCTGGAGTTGCCACGGGTAACGGCGGCGGCGATTCTCGACAGCACGCATCTGATCACGGCGCTGACCAACGGGGATGTGGCCATTGTGACGACGACCGTGCCGCAGCAGCGCATTGGCGCGCTGCCCCGTCGCAGCACGGCCATGCCGGTCACGTGGCTGGCGCTGCGCCCCAATCGCACCGTGGTGACCGTGGACGCCGCTGGCGTGGTGGAATCGTTCCGGCTGGACAATTTGCGGGCGCCTACGGCGCTGGCGAGGCGTGATTCGCTCGGCGCTGCCGTCGTGGAGCTGCGCGTGTCGGCCGACAGCAGCGCCATGGCCATGCGCACGGCGGATGGGCGTCTGCGGCTGTGGTCATCAGAGGCCAACGCCCGACCGGTGCTGGTGGCCGACTCACAGCGGGTCACGGCCGTGGCCTTTGCCGCGGTCGATGGCGATCGACTGGTGTATGCCTCGCTGCGGACGGATTCGGCCGCGCGGCGCAGCGGCCGACTCGTGGCCGTGTCGGGGCTGCGCGAGGTGCCGGTGTTCACACCGATTGCCACCGACCTGCCCGACAGCGTGCGGGCGGTGGCGTTGCCCGCCGACGGCCGAGTGCTCGCCATTGTGAACACGGATGTGCTGGAAGTGCGGGCCAACGGCGAACGCTCCACGCTGGCGAACTACCATCCCACCGGACTGGCGGTGAGCCCGGACAGCTTGGCGCAAGTGCTGGTCGGTTCGGTGGAGGGACGGGTGGATGTGCTTTTCCCCGGGCGGCTCACCACTCCGGTGCCGTTCACCCAACACGCCGACGCTTCCTCTGCCGTCTACCTGGAAGGGGGGCGCTACGTGCTCTCCGCGGCGGCCGACAACACGCTGTGGTGGACATCGCGCGATGAGCCCTCACGCCGGTATGCGCTGTTGGGCCATCGCGCTCCGGTGCAGGCGGCCCGTGCGCAGAGCAGTCACGGCTTGCTCATCACTCTCGACGACGACGGCCGACTGCGCAGTTGGCGGCCTGCCGACTGGTACCAGCGATATCTCCTGAACGGTGCGCGCAGTTCGGTGGCCCCTCTGCTGCTCAGCCGTTTTGGCGAGCGGGTGCTGACGACTTTGGCCGGCTCGCTGGTGGTGGAGGATTCGCAACGGGTGCGCACGGCCGCGACGTTGCCCGCGAGTAGCGTGCAGCTGCTGGCCGCCTCTCCCGGCGGTACGTCGGCTGTGCTGGGAGACAGCAGCGCGCAGCGCTGGTCGTGGAGTGATCGTGCGGATGTTGCCGCGAAGCCGCTGGTGCCGCTGCGTGCCGGTTTTGGCGCCAATGGCATGCGCTACAGCACCAATGGGGCGGTGTTGTTTGCCGTGCATGCCGACTCGTCCGTGTCGGTGCTGAACGCCGCCACCATGATCGAGCGTCCCTTGGCGGCGTGGGGCGCGGTGCCGGTGTGGTCCGCGCCCAGTCTTGATAGCACGGGGGCGCTGGTGGCGTACACGGACGCGCGTGGCGTGCAGGTGCGTGCGGTGAACAGCGCCCAGCTGGTGCGTCAGTTTTCGCGCAGTGGGGCCGCCCCCATGGTGTCGCAGCTGCTCTTTCCGTCGGGCAAACGGTTGTTGTGGATGCAGGCGGACGGTCGGTTGCAGCTGCGCGAACTCGCGCGGGCGGCTGACAGCGTGCCGCGGGCGCCATTTACCGGCGCGCCGGGCACGCGTATTGAAACGCTCGCGGCGCGTGCCGATGAATACGTGTTTGCGTACGTCACCGATAAAGGCGGGCTGTATCTGCTGGAAGTGTTGCCCACCTCACTGCGGCAGGTGCCCCTCACCATGCGGTTGAGCAACAACGACGCCGTGCGTCACGTGGCGTTCGATTCCACCGGCCTGCGATTGGTGGCCACGACCGCTTTTGGCGGCGTGTATGTGTGGGAATTGTGGTGGGACGCCGCCGCGAGCCGCATGGAGGCCCGCCCGCTCCTGCAGCGGACACATACTCCCCGCGTCCCACGCACCGCGCCGGTGCAGATGGCTGCCACCGTCTTCTCGCGCGACGGGAAGCGGCTGCACTCCGTGATGCACCTGCCCGGGCAGCCCTCGCGCCGTATGTCCTGGGATCTTGACGCCAATCTCGTGCGGCAGCAGGCCGACCAGTGGCAGAGCCGCTGCGTAGATTTTGCGTCGCTGTTCAACGAGGCGTCGCGGGAGTTTACCCGTGACGCCTCCACCTGTCGCTTTGATGTGAGCACGGCGGGGCCAGCGCGGCAGCGCTGA
- a CDS encoding MGMT family protein — translation MMPVARETLVGNALALKANYTRMHNDILRVVRAIPAGRVTTVDAISQYLGVPAHHVSFLLARRFACGDGPAPWYRVLAHRGALGRPLFDADGRSQAECLAAEGVVVGFRGRIVDYAAHYVAPGALGMGFPSVVR, via the coding sequence ATGATGCCCGTCGCACGCGAGACGCTGGTTGGTAATGCGCTCGCGTTGAAGGCCAACTACACCCGCATGCACAACGACATCCTGCGTGTCGTGCGGGCCATTCCTGCTGGTCGCGTCACCACGGTGGACGCCATCAGTCAGTACCTCGGTGTGCCCGCGCACCACGTGTCCTTCCTGCTGGCACGGCGTTTTGCGTGTGGCGACGGCCCCGCACCGTGGTACCGGGTTCTGGCGCATCGCGGCGCCCTCGGCCGCCCGCTCTTCGACGCGGATGGCCGTTCGCAGGCCGAATGTCTGGCCGCCGAAGGGGTCGTGGTGGGGTTTCGCGGCCGCATTGTCGATTACGCGGCCCATTACGTGGCCCCGGGAGCCTTGGGAATGGGGTTCCCCTCCGTGGTGCGCTGA
- a CDS encoding TlpA family protein disulfide reductase → MTDLFKRLRVAAIAIALTAAPAFAQDLGIAVGEQAPGGPLETLTGQTVDLSTLVGKQPAVIEFWATWCGNCKQLEPAMRAAHTKYGKSVRFVTVAVSVNQSIERVKAWQAANKLPGDLLYDRKGTVSGAYDVPATSYVVVVDKSGKIVYTGVGGTQNLDVAIKKAM, encoded by the coding sequence ATGACTGATCTGTTCAAGCGTTTGCGGGTCGCCGCAATCGCCATCGCCCTCACCGCCGCCCCCGCTTTTGCCCAGGACCTCGGCATCGCCGTTGGCGAGCAGGCCCCCGGCGGGCCCCTCGAAACACTGACCGGACAGACCGTGGACCTCTCGACGCTGGTGGGCAAACAGCCCGCCGTGATCGAGTTCTGGGCCACGTGGTGCGGCAACTGTAAGCAGCTGGAGCCTGCCATGCGGGCGGCGCACACGAAGTACGGCAAGAGCGTCCGGTTCGTCACGGTGGCCGTGTCGGTCAATCAGTCCATCGAGCGCGTTAAGGCGTGGCAGGCGGCCAACAAGCTCCCGGGCGACCTGCTCTACGATCGCAAAGGCACCGTTAGCGGCGCCTACGATGTGCCGGCCACGAGCTATGTCGTGGTGGTGGACAAGTCTGGGAAAATCGTCTACACCGGCGTTGGCGGCACCCAAAATCTGGATGTCGCAATCAAAAAGGCGATGTAA